A region of the Esox lucius isolate fEsoLuc1 chromosome 10, fEsoLuc1.pri, whole genome shotgun sequence genome:
TATTGGATCACTAATAAGGTGCATCATAATGATGCACATCAAACTTCGAAGTACATGCTATTGCGAATAGATGGTAGAAGAGCTATCGTCTTTGAATGGAAAGTGGGATGAGAAAAGTGCTATACCATCTTGCATGTGTTGGCTCTGCGACCCTAGATAAGCGACTAATGCATATTCTATAGAATATTGACTCTGTATTCCACGAGGAGTTTCCCTACCTTACATTCCAGGTGGCATGGTGGAACTCAACAATTGAATCACTGTCATACATATTGCTTAAGTACACTGAATGATCTGTAGTCTTGTGTCACAGGTTCAGAGTCCGCTGAGACCCAGGAGGATGTGTACGTTGCGTCGGTGGAAACAGACCGTGGCGTGAGGGAACAGTTGCGTCTCTATGACACCAGGGGGCTCCACGATGGCCTGGACCTTCCCAAGCACTACTATTCGGTGGCAGATGGCTTTGTGCTGGTGTACAGCGTGGACAGCATGGAGTCCTTCAAGAAGGTTGACATCCTTAAGAAGGAGATAGACAAGTCCCGAGACAAGAAAGAGGTACTGGGACCTTTTGAAACTGTTTCTAAGGGTTGATATTCTGTTGTTGAAACTGTTTCTAAGGGttgatattgtttttgttctttgttaTTGCCGCAGACAGTTAATCAAACTAAGCCCTTTACATTTCCTTTACAAAACCTGGCCTAGAAAGCAAAGAGGTGATAAAGTACAGAAGTACTTTTTCCTGTACTTATTGATTTTAGTTGACTTTATGTTTGGAGTAAAGATGGAGTGTTCTCTCTTACTCCAGGTGACAGTGATTGTTCTGGGAAACAAGGCAGACCTGCGTGAGTGTCGTCAGGTGGACCAGGAGGCAGCGCAGCAGTGGGCGCGGGGTGAGAAGGTCAAGCTATGGGAGGTCAGCGTCACAGAGAGGAACTCTCTCATTGAACCCTTCACCATGCTCACCAGTCGCCTCACACAGCCTCAGAGCAAGTCAGCCTTCCCACTGCCTGGACGGAAGAGTAAAGGCACGCCGTCCAATGACATATGAACTGAATTCAGCCTCGAGCATCTCCAAGTGATATGTCGCAGAGTCGGTACGATGAGTTAACCAGCTAACAGAATGTTCTGACATGGCCATGAAACATGCACTTGACTTGACATTGTAACTTACTCAACATTCCATACACAACTGACATAATATagcatttgttttttcttatgTACTGGCACATCATGAGATTATGTTGtaatgtttatgtaaatgtagatgttttttttgttttttttttacctatacCCTTTAGCCTCATTGAGACCTATCAAATGGGAATTGTCAATTTACAGCAAGGTCCAGGCCTGTCTCATGCACCTTTGGAGTGCATTATTACCTTGTGTATCTCCTACCATCTAGTGTGGGGTGGATTGTCAGTTTACTACCCAGAGTCTGGCATGGTAGCAATAACAACTCTGGTATCTTCATAATGGTTTTTCACTGTGTCTAATTGTCAAATGTCTATTTGATCAGTTGCATCCTAAACagttgttttgtgaatacgttAAAGATACTAAACCTGTGTACTTTGTATTAGCTTTATGTGtttaagaatatttatttttaggtaATTTATTTGTCACTTTACTATTCTCAAATTCCTAGCCAGTAGTAATGGGATAAAAACTAGGATAccgttttttaaattaaatgatttTCAGAATCGGCAAAGAAAATGGGTGTcttctggatcttttttattGTGTGCAGTCAGTAATTAGGTCCTGCTATTAAAACCATTGGTTGATAGAGGCATTGGCCAGAGGGAGTTTACCTTCCACAGTTTTTTCTTTAATCAGTAATTtccttttaaatacatttgtgatttaGCAGACATTTTCATACAGCCActccatgggaatcaaacccacagtaAAAGTAAAAGCACCAAGCTTTAAACCAAGCGAGGTACGGTAGTCCCGAAGCAATGAAAGGAAATTATCAAGTATATTCTTCTAGGAATTACGGTTAATTTTATAATTTCCTGTCCATTTTCTGTGTCCATGTCTTTTGAGTGAGATGTAACCAAATAAAGTTGATATTTTACAATGCCATGAACAGGTACTTGCCACctgtgtgattttctgaatttggTTAGATTCTCAATTTCCTTGGTGTGCAAGTCAGTTAAACATGCAACCTATTAACCAGATAATTTAGGTCAGCTGTATGATCACTTTAAGTATCAGGCCAGTTTTGGGCCTGCCCCGTATATCTGGCTCTTACCAGCAGAGCGATATTGTCAGCACACAGGTTCTAGGAGCACATTCTTCCatgatcaaaataaatgtttgaattcc
Encoded here:
- the nkiras1 gene encoding NF-kappa-B inhibitor-interacting Ras-like protein 1; protein product: MGKGCKVVVCGLASVGKTAILEQLLYGNHAVGSESAETQEDVYVASVETDRGVREQLRLYDTRGLHDGLDLPKHYYSVADGFVLVYSVDSMESFKKVDILKKEIDKSRDKKEVTVIVLGNKADLRECRQVDQEAAQQWARGEKVKLWEVSVTERNSLIEPFTMLTSRLTQPQSKSAFPLPGRKSKGTPSNDI